The following coding sequences lie in one Variovorax terrae genomic window:
- a CDS encoding TenA family transcriptional regulator has product MSALMNRDDFRTALENAIKGKSANKAPFSVAWSSGLLSRAHLARWAENHYHYVGPFADYLASIYARMPDQYTEAKDFLLANMYEEEIGGDRHTDLLIRFAEACGTTRERVIDPDNMSPTTRGLQSWCYAVAMREDPIVAVAGLVVGLESQVPSIYRKQTPTLRDNYKFSDEEVEFFDLHIVSDEIHGERGYQIVLEHANTPELQRRCLKICEVGAQMRLLYTTALYHDYVAGEVPIERLDMRQPLELLAAA; this is encoded by the coding sequence ATGTCTGCATTGATGAACCGCGACGATTTCCGCACCGCGCTGGAAAATGCCATCAAGGGCAAAAGCGCCAACAAGGCCCCCTTCAGCGTGGCCTGGTCCAGCGGCCTGCTCAGCCGCGCGCACCTGGCGCGCTGGGCCGAGAACCACTACCACTACGTGGGGCCGTTCGCCGACTACCTGGCCAGCATCTATGCGCGCATGCCCGACCAGTACACCGAGGCCAAGGACTTCCTGCTGGCCAACATGTACGAGGAAGAGATCGGCGGCGACCGCCATACCGACCTGCTGATCCGCTTCGCTGAGGCCTGCGGCACCACGCGCGAGCGCGTCATCGACCCCGACAACATGTCGCCCACCACGCGCGGGCTGCAAAGCTGGTGCTATGCCGTGGCCATGCGCGAAGACCCGATCGTGGCGGTGGCCGGCCTCGTGGTGGGGCTGGAGTCGCAGGTGCCGTCGATCTACCGCAAGCAGACCCCCACGCTGCGCGACAACTACAAGTTCAGCGACGAGGAGGTGGAGTTCTTCGACCTGCACATCGTGTCGGACGAGATTCACGGCGAGCGCGGCTACCAGATCGTGCTGGAGCACGCCAACACGCCCGAGCTGCAGCGGCGCTGCCTGAAGATCTGCGAAGTGGGCGCGCAGATGCGCCTGCTCTACACCACGGCGCTCTACCACGACTATGTGGCGGGCGAGGTGCCGATCGAGCGGCTGGACATGCGCCAGCCGCTCGAACTGCTGGCCGCCGCCTGA
- a CDS encoding tripartite tricarboxylate transporter substrate binding protein, whose translation MSVYRKLTAIAALSLLAGAAMAQTYPSKPVRVVVPTVPGPLDVFARAVMEKVADRLKQPFIIDNKPGAGGNVGAEMVARAQPDGYTLLFAIDTTFTVNPALYKKKMPFDPEKDFATISVPVTYDQLMAVNPGVKANTVAELVALAKQRKLSYATGGNGSPSHLTMASFLSTAGIDMTHIPYKGTGQSVIDVVGGQVDSIFAVSTGVLPQVKGGKLRALAVSGTQRSAMAPEVPTVSESGFPGFSATFAYAVMAPAGTPNEIVQLLNQEIIRALATPDLQEKNRMSDYTAMAMTPQQSAAWLREMRKKWSDVITHTHITLD comes from the coding sequence ATGAGTGTTTATCGAAAGCTGACCGCCATTGCCGCCCTCTCGCTTCTCGCGGGCGCGGCCATGGCGCAGACCTACCCCTCCAAGCCCGTGCGCGTTGTCGTCCCCACGGTTCCGGGCCCCCTCGACGTGTTTGCGCGCGCCGTGATGGAAAAAGTCGCCGACCGGCTCAAGCAGCCCTTCATCATCGACAACAAGCCGGGAGCCGGCGGCAACGTGGGCGCCGAGATGGTGGCCCGGGCACAGCCCGATGGCTACACCTTGCTGTTCGCGATCGACACCACCTTCACGGTCAATCCCGCGCTCTACAAGAAGAAGATGCCCTTCGATCCGGAGAAGGATTTCGCGACCATCTCGGTGCCCGTGACCTACGACCAGCTGATGGCCGTCAACCCCGGGGTGAAAGCCAACACGGTCGCCGAACTCGTCGCCCTCGCCAAGCAGCGCAAGCTGAGCTACGCGACCGGCGGCAACGGCTCGCCCAGCCACCTGACCATGGCGTCGTTCCTCTCGACCGCCGGCATCGACATGACCCATATCCCCTACAAGGGCACCGGGCAGTCCGTGATCGACGTGGTGGGCGGCCAGGTGGACTCCATCTTTGCCGTCAGCACCGGCGTGCTGCCGCAGGTCAAGGGCGGCAAGCTGCGCGCGCTCGCGGTGTCGGGCACCCAGCGCTCGGCCATGGCTCCCGAGGTGCCGACTGTCAGCGAAAGCGGCTTCCCGGGCTTCAGCGCCACGTTCGCCTATGCCGTGATGGCCCCCGCGGGCACGCCCAACGAGATCGTGCAGCTGCTCAACCAGGAAATCATCCGCGCCCTCGCCACGCCCGATCTGCAGGAGAAGAACCGGATGTCCGACTACACGGCGATGGCCATGACGCCCCAGCAGTCCGCCGCCTGGCTGCGCGAGATGCGCAAGAAGTGGAGCGACGTGATCACACACACCCACATCACGCTCGATTGA
- a CDS encoding carboxylesterase/lipase family protein, which translates to MPSSIVETPWGRLQGSSSQGVTRFLGIPYAAAPTGALRLRSPRPPVPWPGLREALRPGPASLQTLKGHQTWLNDACPDQSEDCLFLNVWTPDLHARLPVLVWVHGGQTRNGHGAGAAFDGSTLAREQRLVVVTLNYRLGALGGLAHPALQDEASGHCANWGLQDKLAALDWVQRSIAAFGGDPGQVTLAGQSSGAANAALIAGHGLAAGSYHRLVLQSPPLFRPPLFVELDAAAQYTEFLARQLDRTVPQLREMDGRALQQAEQALAASPELAAIMGRPRTAPVCDGRLLRAWSYDTPPAPCPTLLGWTRDEADFWFDLRDGEGREIAPLQPPRTVEAFAERAAALARLHHAFDTGPDIAALTAAYEAARDPARAWSALYTDLVFRAPIVHFAARQARAGHGTYAYEFAQPVAAPGRGSPHASDVPFVFGTTGHAHFAGKLEASDDVRTLSQAMRAAWGSFARDGVPSTPSPWPAFDTRQPRAMQFAAPAPRAMPLHRPDRLALWAGYAS; encoded by the coding sequence ATGCCATCTTCCATCGTCGAGACTCCCTGGGGCCGCCTCCAGGGCAGCAGCAGCCAGGGCGTCACGCGCTTTCTCGGTATTCCCTATGCGGCGGCGCCCACCGGAGCGCTGCGCCTGCGCTCGCCGCGCCCCCCGGTTCCGTGGCCCGGCCTGCGCGAGGCCCTGCGGCCGGGGCCGGCCAGCCTGCAGACGCTGAAGGGCCATCAGACCTGGCTCAACGACGCCTGCCCGGATCAGAGCGAGGACTGCCTGTTCCTGAACGTCTGGACCCCGGACCTCCACGCCAGGCTGCCGGTGCTGGTCTGGGTGCACGGCGGCCAGACACGCAACGGCCATGGTGCCGGCGCGGCCTTCGACGGGAGCACGCTCGCGCGCGAGCAGCGTCTGGTGGTCGTCACCCTGAACTACCGGCTCGGCGCGCTGGGCGGCCTCGCCCATCCCGCGCTGCAGGATGAGGCAAGCGGCCACTGCGCCAACTGGGGCCTGCAGGACAAACTCGCGGCGCTCGACTGGGTGCAGCGCAGCATCGCTGCCTTCGGCGGCGACCCGGGCCAGGTGACATTGGCAGGCCAGTCCTCGGGCGCCGCCAACGCGGCCCTGATCGCGGGCCATGGCCTGGCTGCGGGCAGCTACCACCGGCTGGTGCTGCAAAGCCCGCCACTGTTCCGCCCGCCGCTGTTCGTGGAGCTCGACGCCGCGGCGCAGTACACCGAGTTCCTCGCGCGGCAACTGGACCGTACCGTGCCGCAGCTGCGCGAGATGGACGGCCGCGCGCTGCAGCAGGCGGAGCAGGCGCTCGCGGCGTCGCCGGAGCTGGCCGCCATCATGGGCCGCCCCCGCACCGCCCCGGTGTGCGACGGCCGCCTGCTGCGGGCCTGGTCTTACGACACGCCGCCCGCCCCCTGCCCGACCCTGTTGGGCTGGACCCGTGACGAGGCGGATTTCTGGTTCGACCTGCGCGATGGCGAAGGCCGCGAGATCGCGCCGCTGCAGCCACCGCGCACCGTCGAGGCCTTCGCCGAGCGCGCCGCCGCGCTGGCGCGCCTGCACCATGCGTTCGATACCGGCCCCGATATCGCCGCACTCACCGCTGCCTACGAGGCTGCCCGCGACCCGGCCCGCGCGTGGTCGGCGCTGTACACCGATCTCGTGTTCCGAGCCCCCATCGTGCATTTCGCCGCGCGCCAGGCGCGCGCGGGACACGGCACCTATGCCTACGAGTTTGCCCAGCCGGTGGCGGCTCCGGGCCGCGGCTCGCCGCACGCCAGCGACGTACCCTTCGTCTTCGGCACCACGGGCCATGCGCATTTCGCAGGCAAGCTGGAGGCCTCGGACGACGTCCGGACCCTCTCGCAGGCCATGCGCGCCGCCTGGGGATCGTTCGCGCGGGACGGTGTTCCGTCCACCCCGTCGCCGTGGCCGGCGTTTGACACCCGGCAACCCCGCGCCATGCAGTTCGCGGCCCCCGCGCCGCGGGCCATGCCGCTACACCGGCCTGATCGCCTGGCCCTCTGGGCAGGCTACGCGAGCTGA
- a CDS encoding sulfite exporter TauE/SafE family protein, with protein sequence MVLSTDTLWCALAVMTGACLQGAGGIGFALFAAPLVALVSPDLVPGPMIFLGGCVSLLAALRERQAIDYRAAAAALAGRVPGSLLAGLAMGLLPRSAFALLFAGLILGAVALSLSGWRIRASPLVMGGAGFASGFMGTITSVGTPPMGLVMQNMAPARLRATIGLFLVAGSAVSLAVLSGIGRFGWPEVQRSLLLLPALALGFWLSNPLRERIDATALRRLVLGVCALSALVLLWQHR encoded by the coding sequence ATGGTGCTGTCGACCGACACGCTCTGGTGCGCGCTGGCCGTGATGACAGGCGCCTGCCTGCAGGGTGCCGGCGGCATCGGCTTCGCGCTGTTTGCGGCGCCGCTGGTGGCGCTGGTGTCTCCCGACCTGGTGCCGGGGCCGATGATCTTCCTGGGCGGCTGTGTCTCGCTGCTGGCCGCGCTGCGCGAGCGCCAGGCCATCGACTACCGCGCCGCCGCGGCGGCCCTGGCCGGACGGGTGCCGGGCTCCCTGCTGGCCGGCCTGGCCATGGGCCTGCTGCCGCGCTCGGCCTTTGCGCTGCTCTTCGCGGGGCTGATCCTGGGGGCCGTGGCCCTGAGCCTCTCGGGCTGGCGCATCCGTGCCAGTCCGCTGGTCATGGGTGGCGCGGGCTTCGCCTCGGGATTCATGGGCACGATCACCTCGGTGGGCACGCCCCCCATGGGGCTGGTGATGCAGAACATGGCGCCTGCCCGCCTGCGCGCCACCATCGGGCTCTTTCTCGTGGCAGGCTCGGCGGTTTCGCTCGCGGTGCTGTCAGGCATAGGCCGCTTCGGCTGGCCCGAAGTGCAGCGCAGCCTGTTGCTGCTGCCCGCGCTGGCCCTGGGTTTCTGGCTGTCCAATCCGCTGCGCGAACGCATCGATGCCACGGCATTGCGCCGCCTGGTGCTGGGCGTGTGCGCCCTGTCGGCCCTGGTGCTGCTGTGGCAGCACCGCTGA
- a CDS encoding gamma-glutamyltransferase family protein, translating to MTMTPSPSLREAVRAHRCMVATGHPLAAAAALNLLREGGSAVDAAIGADAVLGVVEPMATSIGGDLLAMLVPAQGPAHCYNGTGRAPAALSPEQVARLPGARIPERHAYSVTTPGVVRGWHDLHQRHGRLDWPRLFTAAIEAAQQGFPVAPVAAREWALFEPVLRADLHCAALYRAGRTPRAGERFSNPELAAVLRAIAEGGWQAFYHGAVANAVARASQERGGLLSTEDLAAHSGNFDEPLSASFRGLQVLECPPNTHGVAVLDALRAIESLDLDTNRPRAMAQLVDAMAEAMANARRTVADPSGNTVCTVVVDGDGLAVTLMSSIFKRFGSGIAVPGCGFVLQNRGFGFAGLDHINGPAGGKRPFHTVVPGAALRDGRFHAAFGVVGGLMQPQGHLQLLLRLAAWQQPLQQAIDAPRWRLEPDNRLAVEAGMPDDFTKALRAAGYAEPAAGAGELAGRSDFGGAQVVLREEDGRLAGGTDPRKDGMACGD from the coding sequence TTCGCGAAGCTGTTCGCGCCCACCGCTGCATGGTGGCGACCGGCCATCCGCTGGCCGCGGCGGCGGCGTTGAACCTGTTGCGCGAAGGCGGCTCCGCCGTCGATGCCGCCATCGGGGCGGATGCCGTGTTGGGCGTGGTCGAGCCGATGGCGACCAGCATCGGTGGGGACCTGCTTGCCATGCTGGTGCCGGCGCAAGGGCCAGCGCATTGCTACAACGGCACGGGCCGGGCGCCCGCCGCGCTGTCGCCGGAGCAGGTTGCTCGCCTGCCCGGGGCCCGCATCCCCGAGCGCCATGCCTATTCCGTGACCACGCCGGGCGTGGTGCGCGGCTGGCATGACCTCCATCAGCGCCATGGCCGGCTGGACTGGCCGCGGCTGTTCACTGCCGCCATCGAGGCTGCGCAGCAGGGCTTTCCCGTCGCGCCGGTGGCCGCGCGTGAGTGGGCTTTGTTCGAGCCCGTGCTGCGGGCCGATCTGCACTGCGCCGCGCTGTACCGTGCAGGCCGCACGCCACGCGCCGGTGAACGTTTTTCCAACCCTGAACTGGCGGCCGTGCTGCGCGCCATCGCCGAGGGCGGCTGGCAGGCGTTCTACCATGGGGCGGTGGCGAACGCGGTGGCCCGGGCCTCCCAGGAGCGAGGGGGGCTGCTGAGCACGGAGGATCTGGCGGCACACAGTGGCAATTTCGACGAACCGCTGTCGGCGTCGTTCCGTGGCTTGCAGGTGCTGGAGTGTCCGCCCAACACGCATGGCGTGGCGGTGCTGGATGCCCTGCGCGCCATCGAGTCCCTGGATCTGGACACGAACAGGCCCCGGGCGATGGCTCAGTTGGTCGATGCGATGGCCGAGGCCATGGCCAACGCCAGGAGAACCGTGGCCGATCCCTCGGGCAACACGGTCTGCACGGTCGTGGTCGATGGCGATGGGCTGGCCGTCACCTTGATGAGCAGCATCTTCAAGCGCTTCGGTTCGGGGATTGCGGTGCCGGGCTGTGGCTTCGTGCTGCAGAACCGGGGTTTCGGTTTCGCAGGGCTGGACCATATCAACGGCCCCGCAGGCGGGAAGCGCCCTTTCCATACGGTCGTGCCCGGTGCCGCGCTGCGCGATGGGCGTTTCCATGCCGCATTCGGAGTCGTGGGCGGGCTGATGCAGCCGCAAGGCCATCTGCAACTGCTGCTGCGCCTGGCGGCCTGGCAGCAGCCGCTGCAGCAGGCCATCGATGCGCCGCGCTGGCGGCTGGAGCCGGACAACCGCCTGGCCGTCGAGGCCGGCATGCCAGACGACTTCACGAAGGCCTTGCGGGCGGCCGGCTACGCCGAACCGGCGGCGGGAGCGGGAGAACTGGCGGGGCGCAGCGATTTTGGCGGCGCCCAGGTGGTGCTGCGCGAAGAGGACGGGCGCCTGGCCGGCGGCACCGATCCGCGCAAGGACGGCATGGCCTGCGGAGACTAG